A genome region from Deltaproteobacteria bacterium includes the following:
- a CDS encoding cobalamin-dependent protein (Presence of a B(12) (cobalamin)-binding domain implies dependence on cobalamin itself, in one of its several forms, or in some unusual lineages, dependence on a cobalamin-like analog.), whose protein sequence is MVTHRTPKNPIRIVTAASLFDGHDATINIIRRLLQDHGAEVIHLGHNRSVLDVAKAILQEGAQGVCVSSYQGGHMEYFKYLKDILAECGLSYVKIFGGGGGVIVWEEKKELEAYGINQIFHPEDGRKMGLEGMIQMIMEACDFDPRSQVLMKMESTLQKTNYFASSLGKDPIPMLALGRAINSIELNSGNSEPNGNSGKTETFDLEKLELSSFANKKKKAPFVVGITGTGGAGKSSLIDELALRFLNQFPQMKIAIACVDPSKRKTGGALLGDRIRMNSLSRSHIFMRSLATRGSGQEISLPLKNILNLFKDLDFDLIIAETSGIGQASSQITEICDLPIYVMTSEYGAPSQLEKIDMLDFASIVAINKSDRRGALDALRAVSKQYRRSRKIFDDATVVPVFLTQAAQFNDSGVNQLFTELVKQLEFKTQNNEMIAGKESVIIPGARVQYLLEITNTIRNYKKRVCALMPELSRVGFYENIKTLDLKRIINEVEFKNYADKVLSQLSLEEKKELLGWDEKYNLYAQDEMVYHVRGKEFRNSLVTRTLSGTKIKKVVVPDKSDWGDRFKYLKLENVPGEFPFTAGVFPTKRTDEDPKRMFAGEGTPERTNKRFHFLCQGEKAHRLSTAFDSVTLYGQDPDLRPDIFGKVGESGVSICCLEDMKKLYAGFDLCSPNTSVSMTINGPAPIILAYFFNTALDQQVEKKEKELGRKLSEIELKEVSAWTVQNVRGTVQADILKEDQGQNTCIFSIQFALKMMGDIQEYFVNNKIKNFYSVSISGYHIAEAGANPISQLAFTLSNGFTFVEYYLQRGLPIDEFAPNLSFFFSNGLDAEYTVLGRVARRIWAIAMKDLYRANERSQKLKYHIQTSGRSLHAQEMAFNDIRTTLQALMALNDNCNSLHTNAYDEAITTPTEESVRRAMAIQMIINRELGQSKNENSLQGSYFVEELTDLVEEAVLEEFLRINERGGVLGAMETQYQRSKIQEESLYYEKLKHDGTLPIVGVNTFVDPKTAVKDYVPPKIEMARASYEEKKFQLDNIVEFKEKNCKQASDCLQELKTVALKGDNIFASLMKAARYCSLYQLSQALYEVGGEYRRNV, encoded by the coding sequence ATGGTAACTCATAGGACTCCAAAAAATCCCATTCGTATTGTCACGGCAGCATCTTTATTTGATGGGCATGATGCAACTATAAATATTATTCGCAGATTGCTTCAAGATCATGGTGCCGAGGTGATTCATCTGGGGCATAACCGCAGTGTTTTAGATGTGGCCAAAGCCATACTTCAAGAGGGGGCCCAGGGTGTGTGCGTGAGTTCCTATCAGGGTGGTCACATGGAATACTTTAAATATTTAAAAGATATTTTAGCTGAATGTGGTTTGTCCTACGTGAAAATATTTGGCGGTGGAGGTGGGGTTATCGTTTGGGAAGAAAAGAAAGAGCTAGAAGCCTACGGGATCAATCAAATCTTTCACCCAGAAGATGGCCGAAAAATGGGACTAGAAGGCATGATTCAAATGATTATGGAGGCCTGCGATTTTGATCCTCGATCTCAAGTTCTAATGAAAATGGAATCAACTCTTCAAAAGACAAACTATTTTGCCTCAAGTTTAGGAAAAGACCCTATCCCCATGTTGGCTTTAGGCAGGGCTATCAATTCCATCGAATTAAATTCCGGAAATTCAGAGCCAAATGGAAATTCTGGCAAAACAGAGACCTTCGATCTAGAAAAATTAGAATTAAGTTCCTTTGCTAATAAAAAAAAGAAGGCCCCCTTCGTTGTTGGAATTACGGGAACTGGGGGCGCAGGAAAATCTTCCTTGATCGACGAACTGGCGCTTCGATTTTTAAACCAATTTCCGCAAATGAAAATAGCCATTGCCTGTGTTGATCCTTCGAAAAGAAAAACGGGTGGGGCCTTATTGGGGGATCGTATTCGCATGAATTCTTTATCCAGATCCCATATTTTCATGAGGAGCTTGGCTACGCGTGGATCGGGGCAAGAGATTTCATTACCTCTTAAAAATATTTTGAATCTGTTCAAGGATTTAGATTTTGATTTAATTATTGCAGAAACCAGTGGGATAGGACAAGCCTCTTCGCAAATTACAGAAATTTGTGACCTTCCTATCTATGTCATGACGAGCGAGTATGGAGCTCCTTCGCAATTGGAAAAAATTGACATGCTTGATTTTGCTTCCATTGTAGCCATAAATAAGTCAGATCGAAGAGGAGCTTTGGACGCACTGAGGGCAGTGAGTAAGCAATATCGCCGGTCCAGAAAAATATTTGATGATGCGACTGTGGTGCCTGTTTTTTTAACCCAGGCGGCGCAATTTAATGACAGTGGTGTAAATCAATTATTTACCGAATTAGTGAAGCAGTTAGAGTTTAAAACTCAAAATAACGAAATGATAGCGGGAAAAGAAAGTGTGATCATTCCAGGAGCTAGAGTTCAATACTTACTTGAAATTACCAACACGATTAGGAATTATAAAAAAAGAGTTTGTGCCTTGATGCCGGAGTTATCTCGAGTCGGTTTTTACGAAAATATTAAAACTTTAGATTTAAAAAGAATTATCAACGAAGTTGAATTTAAAAATTATGCAGACAAAGTTCTTTCTCAGTTAAGCCTTGAAGAGAAGAAAGAACTTTTGGGATGGGACGAGAAATATAATTTATACGCCCAAGACGAAATGGTCTATCATGTTCGTGGAAAGGAATTTCGTAACTCCTTAGTGACACGAACACTTTCTGGAACAAAAATTAAAAAAGTTGTCGTTCCAGATAAATCAGATTGGGGAGATCGATTTAAATATTTAAAATTAGAAAATGTACCGGGGGAATTTCCTTTTACAGCTGGAGTTTTTCCAACAAAGCGCACAGATGAAGATCCTAAGCGGATGTTTGCAGGTGAGGGAACTCCAGAAAGAACCAATAAACGATTTCACTTTCTTTGCCAGGGTGAAAAGGCTCATCGTCTTTCAACGGCTTTTGATTCGGTGACCCTGTATGGACAAGATCCTGACCTGCGACCGGATATTTTTGGCAAGGTTGGGGAAAGTGGAGTCAGCATTTGCTGTCTTGAGGATATGAAAAAACTTTATGCAGGGTTTGATCTTTGTTCTCCAAACACCAGTGTCAGCATGACGATCAATGGACCCGCGCCAATTATTTTGGCTTATTTTTTTAATACGGCTTTGGATCAGCAAGTTGAAAAGAAAGAAAAAGAATTGGGTCGAAAATTGAGCGAAATTGAATTGAAAGAAGTTTCCGCCTGGACAGTGCAAAATGTTCGAGGTACCGTGCAAGCCGATATTCTAAAGGAAGATCAGGGGCAAAATACCTGCATTTTTTCGATCCAATTTGCATTAAAGATGATGGGTGATATTCAAGAATATTTTGTCAATAACAAGATTAAAAATTTCTATTCAGTAAGTATTTCGGGATATCATATTGCCGAAGCCGGAGCGAATCCGATCTCTCAGTTAGCCTTTACCTTGTCCAATGGGTTTACCTTTGTCGAATATTATCTTCAAAGGGGTTTGCCTATCGATGAATTTGCTCCTAATTTGAGTTTCTTTTTTTCCAATGGTTTGGATGCCGAGTACACGGTTCTGGGGCGCGTGGCTCGACGTATTTGGGCGATTGCCATGAAAGACCTTTACCGCGCCAATGAACGCTCTCAGAAATTAAAATATCATATTCAAACTAGTGGTCGGTCTCTTCATGCTCAAGAGATGGCTTTTAATGATATCCGAACCACCTTGCAAGCGCTCATGGCTTTAAATGATAATTGCAATAGCCTTCATACCAATGCCTATGACGAAGCGATAACCACCCCAACAGAGGAATCTGTACGTAGAGCCATGGCCATCCAAATGATTATCAATAGGGAATTGGGGCAAAGCAAAAATGAAAACTCACTTCAAGGTAGTTATTTTGTAGAAGAGCTGACCGATTTGGTTGAGGAAGCCGTTCTCGAAGAGTTTTTACGAATTAATGAACGCGGCGGAGTCCTCGGAGCGATGGAGACCCAGTACCAGCGGTCCAAAATTCAAGAAGAGTCTCTCTATTATGAAAAATTAAAACACGATGGAACCCTACCGATTGTGGGTGTGAACACCTTTGTCGATCCTAAAACCGCCGTGAAAGACTATGTACCTCCAAAAATTGAGATGGCCAGAGCCAGTTATGAAGAAAAGAAATTCCAATTAGACAACATCGTTGAATTTAAAGAAAAAAACTGCAAACAGGCTTCAGATTGTTTGCAGGAATTAAAAACCGTGGCTTTAAAGGGGGATAATATTTTTGCGTCCTTAATGAAAGCAGCCAGGTACTGCAGTCTTTATCAGCTTTCACAAGCCCTGTATGAAGTCGGTGGGGAATACCGCAGAAACGTGTAG
- a CDS encoding HAMP domain-containing histidine kinase, whose protein sequence is MRNKVLILLVVTLLIIGIFPLISNYFLLNDILETQEKIYLNADLNRSLLAYEASLKKLSKFDPVNENEYRNKFQDLQNLKLLYGEDTYFSKAVRLTSIKYFFLLFGIIIFISFFAGTALSFKVNQMYVKSLDELIKAKEKSLFLNEIAKWKEVAQKIAHEMRRPIQPIRIWASQLKKQSSANTIEVKEAAIAIEEEILFLSNMVNEFSDFASVPKPKLEKVDFGQFIKNFVVQYKDIWTEAKFNFVKTAGEFPVLLDAKLFRTLLANLVENAIDANLNKEVDFTLDLYLSEGQLQFSIFNTGIELSAPERERIFDMYYSTKNTHTNKGLGLTIVKTIVLEHNGEIQCLEAIGGVKFHVRLPLFKREI, encoded by the coding sequence ATGAGAAATAAAGTACTCATCCTTTTAGTTGTCACACTTCTGATCATCGGAATTTTCCCTTTGATTTCCAACTATTTCTTACTAAATGATATTTTAGAAACCCAAGAAAAAATATATTTAAACGCTGATTTGAATAGATCCTTGTTAGCTTATGAAGCCTCCCTTAAAAAACTTTCGAAATTTGATCCAGTAAATGAAAATGAGTACAGAAATAAGTTTCAAGACCTTCAAAATTTAAAATTACTCTACGGCGAAGACACTTATTTTAGTAAAGCCGTCCGGTTGACTTCAATTAAATACTTTTTTCTTTTGTTTGGAATAATCATATTTATTTCGTTTTTTGCAGGAACGGCTCTCAGTTTTAAAGTAAACCAAATGTATGTGAAATCACTTGATGAATTAATAAAAGCGAAAGAAAAATCTCTTTTTTTAAATGAAATTGCAAAATGGAAAGAGGTTGCCCAGAAAATCGCTCATGAAATGCGAAGACCGATTCAACCAATTCGTATTTGGGCATCTCAACTAAAAAAACAGTCTTCTGCAAATACAATTGAAGTCAAGGAAGCGGCGATCGCTATCGAAGAGGAAATTTTGTTTCTGTCTAACATGGTGAATGAGTTTTCTGATTTTGCCAGTGTACCTAAACCTAAACTTGAAAAAGTAGATTTTGGCCAATTCATAAAAAACTTTGTCGTTCAGTATAAGGATATTTGGACCGAGGCAAAATTTAATTTCGTTAAAACAGCTGGTGAGTTTCCAGTTTTATTAGATGCTAAACTGTTTCGCACACTTTTAGCTAACTTAGTGGAAAATGCTATCGATGCTAATTTGAATAAAGAAGTTGATTTCACTTTGGATCTTTATTTATCCGAAGGCCAATTGCAATTCAGCATTTTTAATACGGGTATAGAGCTAAGTGCACCAGAACGAGAACGAATTTTCGATATGTATTACTCAACGAAAAATACCCATACGAATAAAGGGTTAGGATTAACGATTGTGAAAACAATAGTTCTTGAGCACAATGGTGAAATTCAATGTTTGGAAGCGATTGGCGGCGTAAAATTCCATGTAAGACTTCCACTATTTAAGAGGGAAATATGA
- a CDS encoding sigma-54-dependent Fis family transcriptional regulator: MNQKRLFVVDDDKNIRKSLQIALQNEGFVVSVFENPVAVLIELKNGEPDIIVCDICMDELTGIDLFQRLIADGYEIPVIFISGQASLSDAVKGVQLGAYDFLEKPFAPEKLVVTIEKCLQLKKIKNEMNDLKSQVVETDFKGKSPSFLNVVAAISKVAPTTVSVLISGESGTGKELIAKEIHAQSRVASGPFIKVNCSSIPENLIESEFFGYVKGAYTGADRNKKGFFELAHGGTIFLDEIGEMSLAAQAKILRVTQQKEIQKLGSERVIPVDVRIVAATNRDLSRDVAAGRFREDLYFRLNVFPIHSPALCERTQDIPLLAEHFLSEYVRINRIPQKFISPKAMKQLMEYHWPGNIRELKNVIERMSILGGQVLDVHLLSFLPSTASSKTSFSGNSLKDFKNRVEREYILDVLKQASGNISEAANRLEIERTYLHKKIQDYEIRKREYFT, encoded by the coding sequence ATGAATCAAAAACGTCTCTTCGTTGTCGATGACGATAAAAACATTAGAAAAAGTCTTCAAATCGCATTACAGAACGAAGGTTTTGTCGTTTCTGTTTTTGAAAATCCAGTCGCTGTGTTGATAGAACTAAAAAATGGGGAACCTGACATCATCGTTTGTGATATTTGCATGGACGAGCTCACAGGCATCGATTTATTTCAGCGTTTGATCGCTGATGGCTATGAAATCCCAGTCATTTTTATTTCCGGTCAGGCCAGCTTGTCGGATGCCGTAAAAGGTGTCCAGTTGGGTGCCTATGATTTTTTAGAAAAGCCATTCGCTCCAGAAAAACTTGTTGTTACGATTGAAAAGTGTTTGCAACTGAAAAAAATTAAAAATGAAATGAATGATTTAAAGAGTCAGGTCGTTGAGACTGATTTTAAAGGCAAGTCCCCTTCTTTCCTTAATGTTGTCGCAGCTATCAGTAAAGTAGCTCCAACGACAGTTTCTGTTTTAATTTCTGGCGAAAGTGGAACGGGGAAAGAACTTATAGCTAAAGAGATCCACGCTCAAAGTCGTGTTGCTAGTGGTCCGTTTATTAAAGTAAACTGTTCATCTATTCCTGAAAATCTGATTGAGAGCGAGTTTTTTGGATATGTAAAAGGCGCCTACACTGGTGCAGATCGCAATAAAAAAGGATTCTTTGAATTAGCTCATGGTGGAACCATATTTCTGGATGAAATCGGAGAAATGAGTTTAGCGGCTCAGGCTAAAATTCTACGAGTGACTCAGCAAAAAGAAATTCAAAAATTAGGATCAGAGAGAGTCATTCCTGTCGATGTTAGAATCGTTGCTGCAACTAATCGTGATTTGTCTCGCGATGTCGCTGCCGGTCGGTTTCGAGAGGATTTATATTTTCGATTGAATGTATTTCCTATTCATTCACCAGCACTGTGCGAGCGCACCCAAGATATTCCACTTTTGGCAGAGCATTTCCTTTCAGAGTATGTGCGCATCAACCGAATTCCTCAGAAATTTATTTCTCCAAAAGCAATGAAGCAATTAATGGAATACCATTGGCCTGGAAATATTCGGGAACTTAAAAATGTCATTGAGCGAATGTCTATTCTGGGTGGTCAAGTGCTTGATGTTCATTTACTATCATTTTTACCATCGACTGCCTCCTCCAAAACTTCTTTTTCTGGAAATTCTCTAAAGGATTTTAAAAATCGTGTCGAGCGCGAATATATTCTAGATGTTCTAAAGCAGGCATCGGGTAACATTTCAGAAGCTGCAAATCGTTTAGAAATTGAAAGAACTTACTTGCACAAAAAAATTCAGGACTACGAAATACGTAAACGTGAGTACTTTACCTAG